The genomic DNA AGTTTTGAGTACTTTACATAGTCTTCAAGGAACATGAGGGCCCCCACAACATCAGAGGGCATGTCCGGGATTTTCTGACTGTGACaccaataaaatacaaacttaaGTAAACTGCAAACAATGTAAAACTTTGCATGTTACTTTTATTACCTTGTGCACTGCTCCATAACCGAGCGGATGAACTGTCCAAGCAGAGCCAGGAAGTGCTGTGTGTATCTGGAGTGGAACTGCTTGAGCAGAGTGAGCAGACCCAGAACCAACGGGGGCCAGTCCACCGGATCAGTCGCTTTCTTGCACGTCATTCCTTTTACGCGGAGAAGTCATTAGAACAAACATCACTGGTCCCAATCCATCAAGCCAAGATGACGAGAAATGAAACGCACCttgatttttgttgtactgGAGTTTAGGCAGCTGAGCAATGATAAACAGGAGGTTGATGATGGGGAAGTACGGAAGACGTTTTGTGGTGATGTAGATCTGTttaaaccacaaagaaaaaacattgttttctagtgaaatgtgacatttttaataaaaattgctGTAATTTCCAAACCTTGCTGAGAGGGTTTTGAATTCCAGCAGCTTCTAGGTAGGCAGTGATGTCATAAAGTAGAGTGTTGTCTTCTTTAGGATAAGGCAGAGACGGATCCTGGTAGTGTGCTTCTATGTCTGCCAGTAGGGATCTAATAAGATCATAAACATCACAACAGGTGACAGAATGTAGCTgtaagacaaaaacacaatattctcTAACATCTACGGACATCAGTTGCTagaaatgaatttatttaaaaaaaaaatatgatcaattttTCATGAATGACGCCTCCAGATACACATGTTTTAATggaaaaccattaaaaaaattagcctGAATTTGGTGGAGAACCGACTTACTTGTTGAGGTTTTCCAGGGCAGCTGCCAGATGTTTGGAGTCAAACTTACAGGAGAAGTTTAGCTCGTTGGCTATCTGCTGTCGGAGAATTTGCATCTGACCAACCTACAACAAAGGAATGGAGCTTTATGTTCATGACATGAGCAgacatggtaaaaaaataaatgttttatttacctTCATGATGGCCTCCAAGTATGGACCCCAAACCTTCTGGGATTTAGCCACAGCACTCGTGTACACTTTGTTAGCGTTAGCTATATGGCCAAAATACATAGTAGAATGATTAATATCAATAATTTGTCTGCTTATAGATTTCACAACAACAACGAGGATCTACCAACGATTCCCTGGACTGGGTTGACTGCAGTCAGCACCGTTTTGAAGACTTCCACCAAGGCTTTGTCCTTCAGGACGCTCCTCTGAAGCATCGTCAGGAAGTTCTAGTGAcacaaaaatcatttgaaaagaatattacaaaataaagttaaactttatCAAATTTAGGGTGGCATTTTGTCACAGAGCTCTTTTATTTGAGAAGTGGGAAGACAAAAATAACCTGAAGTTCTCTGACGATCATGAAGCACAGAAGCCGGTCCAGTCCGTTGAGTCCAAATGTACCCAGAGTGTTCTGGATCTCTGAAAACAGCCTTTTGTTGGTCACCTCCTGGTGACTCTTCAGGTCGTACCAGGTGTTCATCTGGTCGATGTAGCAGGTAACCCTGTGGAGATCAGACAAATCTCATTTATCCATCTTTACGTTCACTTGAGGCTTCTTTTCATGGCTTCACTGAACAGATGTACTTTGGATCAGTGATTCTCAGGATCTCTCTGCACAGACGGCCGATGAAAGTGGCCGATTCATCCACAGAGGGAAACTTAGGAATGGGGATGTGGGTGGATTGGTGCACACTCTGCCAGTCCTGGATCTgaatggagaaagaaaaactctCCTTTATCCATAATGATGGCAGATGTTTCCCTCTTTAAACTAATCAATTATGAAAAGAGAGCCATTAAATCTGACCTTTGTCCTGAGGAAACTGTTGCATTCCTGCTCCACGTTGTAGTTGATGATGCGAGACACTTCTTCTTGCCAGATTTTAAGGCCATAAATGCTGACATAGTCCTGGATGTACTCAAAGGACCTGTAGAAGCCGTCCATGGTGGCTGCCATCTCCTTCAGCTTGGGCATGAGTTCACTGGGCTGTAAAAGTCAAATATGGAGATGATCgacttaaagtgaatgaaaaacaagactGTAAAtcggaaaaaaagaaaattggctGATCCTCATTTTATCTCATACTTTTTCTCCCATTTTTGGtcttatgtttctttttttcacaaaaaactataataaatttgttcaaaaacaaaatgcacaatttgaGGCTTTTACATCTTTCTgcaactgtttttttgcataattaatTCTGGCAAGAACCCcagaaaatattacaataacTATAATCAGAGTGTAGACACACTTCAATGTGTCAAAAGCATGAAAGTAAAACAGGAAATTGCTGTCATAAAATAACACTGTGATCCTATAAACAGGTGGATGTCTCACTTTAGCTTTAGGGTTGAAAATTAAGCCTTTGTGCAGAGCGTAGGCGACCCTCTTCACCAGCTCCTTCCTGATGCCGTCCTCCAGAAGCTGCTTCGGATccacctaaaaaaataacacaatgaaataaataatatacaGAAGTTTTTAAACTGCCTACAGGaaatatgttattatttttaaaaagcttgtacCTTAATGATCCCGACTAACGTGGTTTTCATCATCAAGATCCCCTCGGTGAAAATGGAAATGTCGTGTGTGAGCTTTGCCACCTGTGATCACGCGAGGAAGAGTCAAGGTTGAGCTCAGGGAAACAGAACAGAAAGATCAGCTTTTGCAGTTCATTTTGACATGATGGACTATAAAGAAAAGTTGGTTGCTGCAGGGTGTTACACTTAACTCTGGTTACAAGTATTTACCAGGCTGTTTCACcctcaaataaacagaaaaacaaaacatttcaaatgaagATAAAATGAGATTCCCTAGCTTTGCACTCTAATTAAAGCCTGCTGGCACAATcatcaacttttctttttcatttgtttttttatctgaagCTGCAGGGGACTCTGAAATCGACTCAACATCAAAAGAGAGAGCATCATACAGCAGCCTCTTGATGCTCTTAATTTGATATGACTTTTAAAGACTTCCTCGTCTTTTCCTTTTACCGAGACATTCTGCAAACGGTAAAGCAGCAAATGAGGTTTGAGCCACAGGCAGGTGATTTACTTCATAGCGAGCAGCCAGCTGGGAGTAATCCTTCAGTTTATCCTTGTCGAGTCGCGTGGGCACCTCCATGATGTCGTGGATCTGGAGTTTgattattttggctaaagatgtgaACATGCTTTCTGGGATTATTTGaagaacctaaaaaaaaaagaaaaaaaaatatacaaatgacaTATCATTTAATCTAATCCTGGTCAAGAGGTCATAAGTAGATGGAGACAATACTGTGGGGAAATAGATCACATGTACAGAAAGaggtaaaattgtttaaaaactcaattcatgagcatttaaaaaactaaaggtTGCAGAAATGATCACTGATCCATTACCCATCAGCCCTCCCTGACATTACTTCCCTCTTCCCAAACAAAAGTACCTTTCTGACATAAGCCACCAGCTCTCCAGAATAAAACTGAGACACACTCAGCAGGTCGGCGCTGTTGGCCTGGTTGATCCGCAGCAACGGAAGATCCAACGCAGATGCCAGCTGGAACAAACACCCCACACcatttgtgtggtttttttttttttagaatatccACACCTTAGACTTCACAAAGTCTTTTTAATGAACTGTGCTGCatagtagtgctgccacaaactattattttaatattttactaatcacagattattttttcaaattaatcaaCTGATCGGGTCattcgcaaactggatgtaaagcacacatcttaaatATCATTAgccttaaactaactaaaaattagatatatagcattacctgcagtgattctagtgttaaagtgtgattgctgaaattgctgaagctgacatccaaaaatgctaaagctaaaaaccagctaaaatattagttaaatgcgaaattagcctaaaaaaacaacaaaaaagcctattagccaaatagctagcatgcagctgagatattaactaaacttcaaattagtctaaaaaactgaaaaaatcccaaattagccaaattagctaacatgtagctgaaatattagctaaactccaaatcagcctaaaaactggaaaattcaaaaattagccaaaatagctagcatgtagctaaaatattagctaaactccaaattagcctaaaaccttgACAAATGCCAAAATCGTTCATAAAGTTAGCATAATCCCAtgataactttcaactttactaaactctgactccatataatataaagtaacgactaatcaactattaaattagtcgtcgactattttatttgtcaattagtcgactaattgtggcagccctactgcaTAGATAACCCTGACCCTGACCTTCAGAAATGTAGCTCTCAGCTTTGTGACCATGGACGGGTTCACTCTGATGCTCTCCTGCATAATGGACGTaaaactacaggaaaaaaaacacaaatcggTCATAAATATGTACAGAAGAGGTCACAGAGTTAGAAGAACTGCAACACTGTGGACCGTTCGATGGTTGGAGAGAGTAGAAAATACAGTAGaaagagaaagtatgtgaacccttccTCAATTTCTGTACAAAACGGGACAcatggtgtgtgtgtttttatctcaatctaaatcatttatgcacaaaaccaagtaattccaaagggttcacatattttctcctgcagccgTAGAACCAGGAAgtgtggagaaaagcggcagGTGTGAGTTGTGACACAGAAAGTGCAAACGAACAGCCAagtggaaagaaaataaaaagaagtaaGAACTGAAGGCtacatattttaaagttgtttatgaTCCAGATGGACTTTAAGTCCCTCTAATCATCTCTTAATCCattataaaagcattcccagtggtcttttaattctgattatgctgtttttggccaaaataaaaaacatgtcattttctgCAAAGCGTCATTATAAATGTGGCTTTGAGTAGCACAGGAGGGAACTTGTGGGTCGCCCCCAGCAACTcacaaataagttatttttccaactgcatttttatcTGCGATAAAAGAACGATTTGAtttaagaaatactaagaaatgttattttaatcttaattttctttatatttgccCTCCATCTTGGGAAAAATTCCACACAAATTtgtacaaaacacaaataaactaatttttatCAGATCAGGTTAGAGGAAGACCAGGAATGACATTTATGGACGTAGTGAAAGAGAAGTTGAAGATAATTactgaaaaatgaaaggatGCAGATGATTAGAAGTTTGTGCAGGAGGAACTTTTGATCCAACAAAGTGtaactgatttattttgctaACACAAAACATCTATATTATCCCAGCTCCCACTGAGTGACTGaagcacaaaaatgaagaaaaaactaatTGAAGGTATCTATATTACATCCCTGTATTCTAAACTCATCACATACAGCAGATAACTGACACACCTGTCAATGATCTGCCACGCGTAGGACAGGTCTCCAACGATCTGCATGGTGATGAGGACCTCCTCCTTGATGTTGATGGTGCGGATCATGTGGTGCAGGAACTTTCTGGTGTCAGCCAAAAACTGGCAAACCTGCAAGTTGGACTCCAGCTGGTGGAATTCCTGGACCTGAATTCAGTTTATTATCATTTAAATTACTGCATGAAAGCTCTTCAAAGGAGTAAGTTCACAGTTCCAGAAGCAGAGTTATGTTTGGAAGCATTACCTTCACCTATTAGTTCTACATGAGACTAAGATAAGATAGGACTAACATGCATCTCTGACTGATGATGTGCTCGTCTCGCTCACCTCAATAAGAGCCTGTATCAGCTGAACCGTCTTCCTCCCAGCAGCCGTGGAGTCTTCATAGTTCAAAGACTCGATCTGCTTCGAGATTTCCCGAAACCACGCCTGCAGGTTCTCTGTGAGAACCGGCAAAGGAATCGTAGAAAACAGAAGTGTGTGAGTGTCTCTCTTAAAAGCTTAGTGTTGGCTTATACTGTGCAGCATGCGGCTGGAGCTGTCGCGGTGTCCCAGCGACAAAAGCGGCTCACCATTCTTCTCCACCCTCGTGAGAGGTTTGACGCCAGAGAAGACTTCGGCCAGCTCCATCATTCTCTCAGATCCCTCCTTTTTGTAGTTTTCCCACTTGATCTGTTTCTCTGACAGCATCTGCTTGAACATctgtgagggggggggggcacataTGCTCATGACAAAGGGTCCGTCAGCTGAGATGTGTAATTAGTCAGATCAttaaatttgcttctttttctatGGATACACCGGTTAGGCATATGCTACCTCGCTGTGAGTTATTTGACGACAGACGGCTCAATTTCAGCGCCACTTTggcttcaaaaaaataaagttagatttatTTGGTCACAAGGCTCTCAcctctttcagagtgaactcaAACTGTGCCGtgtccagcagcagctggaacAGAGTCTTTGGGTTGTACTTGGAGTCGTTCAGAACTTGGTCTTTGATCTGGCGAAGACGCTTGTTGTTTGGGTCGTAGGCTTCAAAGAACAAATCAGGATTTAacaaaaaacgattttttttgcaccaatTCAAGTCCAAAAACAGGCAAAACACTTAACCtcataaagtactaaaaaaatctaatttagcaAAACGACATAAGATAAGAAGGAAACTTGTTTTCCTCAACctatattcttgtttttcagcTTATATTTTGCACCTGACTCTGCAGAATGCAGCATCAGCCAGCGAATGGCCACGTTGCAGTCCCTCAGACAGTTGAGCAGTTTGGGAATGTTGTCCAGGATGATCTCCTCCCGGAGGAAACCTTccttcagcagctgctgcacctGAGGCCTCAGGCTCTCCATGCTGGCTGCATATCGAGAGGCCTGCACAGAGGACACGTCCTTAAAGTGTTCTCAGCGCTCTTTTGATTATGACTTATGCCGATTctagccaaataaaaaaaaaaaaaagtttttctttctagGCCCAATCAGAGTTCTTCCCTTCCTCTCCATTTAAAGGGGGAGTTATGGTTCAAGTCGTGTCcgggaaatgtattttctaaattttaccTTCCAAGTGGAGGGATACAACGTCCTCCATTGCGAGGGTAAACCGTGTCGcactgagaagcgcttttcatcttgtgggtgtgctctgaagcacagacgtttacattaatgtaagtaatgactttttgttgtagcatgacctttttaaagttattaaaccgCTGTTGTGATGTATATTCAAGTTCTGGAAGCTCCATGCTAAAGCTAgtggaccggcgattattggtgacgtcatcgaacgaaagtgacATCTGAAATATGAggcactattttttcataactctccgtttggagggaaaaatgaaggggaagggaagaattcagattagGCCTTcgtttctgcagtagttcatgTGACTGTGCTCAAATTCTCTCACATTTAACTAACTTTAGAAAAGCACAATCAccaaaactgactttaaaaactCGGAGAAAGGCGCTACTGAATAGAAATACCTGCTCCTTGATGTTAGCAGCGTCCAGTGTGTAGTTGAGAGCTGTCTTAGCAGCTTTGTATGGTTCCCAGGCCTCTATCAGATTCACTGTGATCCCCATGTAGATACTGATCACCTACAAACGAGACAACACGAAGACTCAATGACAACAAtgaaaaccataacttttccAGAGGAGAAAATCTANNNNNNNNNNNNNNNNNNNNNNNNNNNNNNNNNNNNNNNNNNNNNNNNNNNNNNNNNNNNNNNNNNNNNNNNNNNNNNNNNNNNNNNNNNNNNNNNNNNNNNNNNNNNNNNNNNNNNNNNNNACCTACAAACGAGACAACACGAAGACTTAATGACAACAAtgaaaaccataacttttccTGAGAAGAAAATCTAAACACTTCTAGTTACTCGGCTTAGGTTACCCAGTTGTCGGGGAAATATTTGTCAACAATCTCCCTCATCTTGGCCTGCTGTGTTTGCAGGATGGAGGGGCTGAAGAACAGACACACGTACAGCATGGCTGCCTGGTTAGCCAGAGCTGTGCTGCGATGCTCAGGAAGAGGGTACGCAGACACCTGAGAGGAACAAACGACAGGGCGACCGTCAACGCCCAACGTGACATTTAAGAGTCAAAAATCTGAGTCAGCGATTCTCACTTGGTTGTAGATGTCGTCGGAGCGCAGCCTCCCGATGACCATGCTGATGAAAGTGCTGCTGATGGGAACCCTCTGGAAGTAGCTCTCGGGGTAGTTGGCGGGCCGTTTGGCGCCGGGTTGGCTAGAGAAGCCGGTGCTCCGCAGGAGCTTGCAGATGTCATCCAGGTTGGAGTCAGCTGAGGAGCGGGCAGCACTGAAGAACCCAGAAAAGTCCAAAGATTTCTGAACTCTGTGTGCATCTTTAACCCATCAGCAGAAAGAGTGTTTGTGAGATTGGCTGTGCGGGTTACCTGTATCTATAATAGGAAACCAGCATCCTCTCTCTGACCTCTCCCTCAATTTTCTGGTCGATAACCAGCAACATGACTCCGTACAGATAGAGAGCTTCACACTGAGAGAAGAAAACACCTGAAATCAGCTGCACTTAAACCCCACAAATATTAATCTGCACAGATGCAGTTCAAATCTACAACTAATTATCAGCAAAATGTTTaccatgaaaaaatgtttgtacaaCACAACTAATAATGTGGTTTCTTCCAAAGAaagtccaaaaatgtacttaatagttgatccaacttttttcatttctagGCTGTGATTCCTAATTCActaacattttaatcatttttattggatcataatatttttttttttgtattaaccaACTTTTTCAGTGTTGCCACATTTTACTAATAACTGTTCTTAAAATGGAAACTGAGCATAAATGATGTGGATGTGTGTTTGGTACCAGGAGTTGTTTCCCATCCTCATTTAGAAGCACAGTCTCCAGGGTCTGCTGAATGTAAACGCCCTCATGTAGGTCATCCAGATacctgaaagtaaaaaaaaaaaaacaaaaaaaacacatccctaattcctcttttctttgaaataataGTAATTGTTTGGCTAACATActggtattttttgttttaaatccgtttttaataatttataatgATCTCCAAGTGAACTGCAGAGCAGCTTTAAACACCCATGTCTTTTTGTACCTGTTAAGATCCACAATGTACTTGTGAACGCTCTCAAACGCCAGATAGAATCTGGACAGAATCTCTATGTTGTTCTCTCTGAACTCCTCATCCAGGTCCTGCAGCTCCGGTTTGGCTTCCAGTTTACCCTCATAATACTCTGGACCCTGAAGACAGATTAGCAAAGGAAAtgcattttataaattatttttaagatgacataaaaatgacaaaacaaaaacacaggaaaatCATTTAATCAAGGAaacatattttgctttaaaaaaacaacaacttttaatTCAAATACTTGCCTCCAACACCTTACCAAGTGTagtttttaccttaaaatagCTGAAGTCACAGATGATGTCTCCATATTTCTGCTGGTCACTTTTGTCCTTGAGCCTAAAAACTGTGGGGATAAAGTCAGACAGACGCAAGAGCTCTGCAATAATGGCATTCCCTCTGGAAACTATCCTCAGGATGGCTTGACCACAGAGGTTATTCTCCGCCAGGAAGTCCACCATGGCGGCCTAATGTAGGTTATAGAAGCCGGCGACTCTATTCTGTTGCTACAGATAGAATTCCAAGTAGTCCTGTAAAtgacaattgaaaaaaagataagaTTTAACACAAAAGCCATTCGAGGAAATAGACTGCTTGGGCAACACAACCTTTAAGCACAAAAGCTGTCTCCTGACacagaaaaatacttttctgaACCAACAGTTTTGGATTAAAAGAATTATTATTGTTTCATATAtgtacaaaaactaaaacacaaccATCAGATCAAATgagttcattgaaaaaaaaagttaagtaaagAAAAGGACTACTAAGAATCTCTTAAAAAGATAAGGTCTACAACTGTTTCACACAGGAAGTCATGAGGGATTCTGAATTCatgtgaaatatgaaaaaaggaaacagtttTTTCCCTTCAGACTAAAagcatacaaataaatattcatgCCAAAACTTTAGCTCTTTAATGTAAGGAATCAAAATGCTGAGAagtttttaagaatgttttattttgctttttatttgctACTTAACCTGTTTTCACACAAACCtgtaattaatataaaaataaaataaatgaatgttttctattaaaattCATGTAAGGAcgcttcagaataaaataaatgtatcacgtattaaatgctttttatgaAAACTACGTTTAAGAACGTGAGGAAGGTGCTTATGAAGAAAGAATGCACCATTTGTTACTTCAGCCTGAatgctaacgttagcatgtagcataCTGCAACAATACGTGATATCGGAACAAACGTAAGACTATCTGCAAATATGCATACATATGACTAAAAGCATTCTTCAATTTTCTGTATTTGCTTCACTGTATCCTCCAAATTGTAGAAATTGCGGCCAAAAGGGCTCACCTTTCTAGCTCTTCTTCCCTGTTTACTTCCTCATGACCAGTCACATGACTACGCTGCTGGGTACGTTAGATTCACATTACGGAGCTCACCGGAACGATGTGAGAGCGTTTCAGATATCGGTTTTATTTTACGTCTTTGATACATTTATTAATGTCGTGACCAACttcaagcttttcttttttcaagctacttaaggtaaaaaaaaagagttaagtCACTAAAACCGTTTTTGAAGTGTCTTCAAATTATTGCCATTCCTTTAGACGTCTCTAGATGGCGACAAAGATCCACTAAATCCTCAGATTGTTTCTGTGGCTTCTTTCCTTCAACTCAAGTAAGAGAACCTATCACTTTGATaacgtaaagaaaaaaacacattttctgttttcaatccattcgagaaaaaaaaaaacaacctaaaaaataaatttaattcaaCACGGA from Oryzias melastigma strain HK-1 linkage group LG16, ASM292280v2, whole genome shotgun sequence includes the following:
- the washc5 gene encoding WASH complex subunit 5, whose amino-acid sequence is MVDFLAENNLCGQAILRIVSRGNAIIAELLRLSDFIPTVFRLKDKSDQQKYGDIICDFSYFKGPEYYEGKLEAKPELQDLDEEFRENNIEILSRFYLAFESVHKYIVDLNRYLDDLHEGVYIQQTLETVLLNEDGKQLLCEALYLYGVMLLVIDQKIEGEVRERMLVSYYRYSAARSSADSNLDDICKLLRSTGFSSQPGAKRPANYPESYFQRVPISSTFISMVIGRLRSDDIYNQVSAYPLPEHRSTALANQAAMLYVCLFFSPSILQTQQAKMREIVDKYFPDNWVISIYMGITVNLIEAWEPYKAAKTALNYTLDAANIKEQASRYAASMESLRPQVQQLLKEGFLREEIILDNIPKLLNCLRDCNVAIRWLMLHSAESAYDPNNKRLRQIKDQVLNDSKYNPKTLFQLLLDTAQFEFTLKEMFKQMLSEKQIKWENYKKEGSERMMELAEVFSGVKPLTRVEKNENLQAWFREISKQIESLNYEDSTAAGRKTVQLIQALIEVQEFHQLESNLQVCQFLADTRKFLHHMIRTINIKEEVLITMQIVGDLSYAWQIIDSFTSIMQESIRVNPSMVTKLRATFLKLASALDLPLLRINQANSADLLSVSQFYSGELVAYVRKVLQIIPESMFTSLAKIIKLQIHDIMEVPTRLDKDKLKDYSQLAARYEVAKLTHDISIFTEGILMMKTTLVGIIKVDPKQLLEDGIRKELVKRVAYALHKGLIFNPKAKPSELMPKLKEMAATMDGFYRSFEYIQDYVSIYGLKIWQEEVSRIINYNVEQECNSFLRTKIQDWQSVHQSTHIPIPKFPSVDESATFIGRLCREILRITDPKVTCYIDQMNTWYDLKSHQEVTNKRLFSEIQNTLGTFGLNGLDRLLCFMIVRELQNFLTMLQRSVLKDKALVEVFKTVLTAVNPVQGIVANANKVYTSAVAKSQKVWGPYLEAIMKVGQMQILRQQIANELNFSCKFDSKHLAAALENLNKSLLADIEAHYQDPSLPYPKEDNTLLYDITAYLEAAGIQNPLSKIYITTKRLPYFPIINLLFIIAQLPKLQYNKNQGMTCKKATDPVDWPPLVLGLLTLLKQFHSRYTQHFLALLGQFIRSVMEQCTSQKIPDMPSDVVGALMFLEDYVKYSKLSRKVVEAHVPSFIFDEFRTIL